One genomic window of Pecten maximus chromosome 3, xPecMax1.1, whole genome shotgun sequence includes the following:
- the LOC117324260 gene encoding protein phosphatase 1 regulatory inhibitor subunit 16B-like has translation MPGGNSRKITFPADSVLNAVIQDGDVYELGQILHNRRGEFNINQTNHVGLTALHHAVLSKNLDAVKMLLCGDSDVNAKDIHGFSPLHTASACGFLQISSLLLLFGADVFSLTKQMELPVDVAKDISIVRLLTAEMYSRIQTELYFQTLVTNKLINMWSKFRTIAMFVLRLLYTLVKYVWQRSPITFKQVAKKQVSVAPGTVNGGTRVTNTENNNKQKKKNKPMVKIE, from the coding sequence ATGCCCGGTGGAAACAGCCGGAAGATCACCTTCCCAGCTGATTCTGTACTCAATGCTGTCATACAAGACGGCGATGTTTATGAATTAGGCCAGATCTTACATAATCGGAGAGGTGAGTTTAACATCAATCAGACAAACCATGTCGGATTAACTGCCCTCCACCACGCCGTCCTCAGTAAAAACTTGGACGCCGTCAAAATGTTGTTGTGCGGAGACTCGGACGTAAACGCAAAGGACATACATGGATTTAGTCCCTTGCACACAGCCTCCGCATGTGGATTCCTACAGATCTCAAGTTTGTTACTATTGTTTGGCGCCGATGTGTTTTCTTTGACGAAGCAAATGGAGTTACCCGTGGACGTTGCCAAGGATATAAGCATTGTTCGTCTGCTCACTGCGGAAATGTATAGCCGAATACAAACGGAATTATACTTTCAGACATTAGTGACGAACAAGTTAATTAATATGTGGTCGAAATTTCGTACGATTGCTATGTTTGTGTTAAGATTATTGTATACTTTGGTGAAATACGTGTGGCAGCGGTCCCCCATTACCTTCAAACAGGTCGCTAAGAAACAGGTGAGTGTGGCTCCGGGTACTGTAAACGGGGGAACACGGGTAACGAACAcggaaaacaacaacaaacaaaagaagaaaaacaaaccaATGGTGAAGATAGAGTGA